A genomic stretch from Numida meleagris isolate 19003 breed g44 Domestic line chromosome 2, NumMel1.0, whole genome shotgun sequence includes:
- the GMNN gene encoding geminin codes for MNSKMKQSLNVENSSGSLQKYFTDTACSAAPRRTLKMIQPSAKGCLVGRCSEKKSSVKRKLWNNRFTSSTCKAEVSVDKEQENENTDDAIQAVDLIKKSPSSQYWKEVAEERRKALYEVLQENEKLHKEIEQKDGEIARLKEENKELMSLAEHVHYLTGMIERLTGQESDNLETLESLALDESNQENEEFNIGGDASSTSSEGPSQVSCHLRKSVSDLASSEGNY; via the exons ATGaattccaaaatgaaacaaagcctGAATGTAGAGAACTCGTCTGGATCTCTGCAG aagtACTTCACAGACACTGCATGCAGTGCTGCCCCAAGACGGACTCTTAAGATGATCCAGCCTTCAGCAAAAGGTTGCCTGGTTGGAAGGTGTAGTGAG AAGAAATCTTCAGTCAAGAGGAAACTCTGGAATAACAGGTTTACGTCCTCAACTTGTAAAGCTGAGGTATCTGTGgacaaagagcaagaaaatgagaatacaGATGATGCCATTCAAGCAGTAGATCTCATAAAAA AAAGTCCTTCATCTCAATATTGGAAAGAAGTGGctgaagaaaggaggaaggctCTGTATGAAGtgcttcaagaaaatgaaaag TTGCACAAAGAGATTGAACAAAAAGATGGCGAAATTGCCCGcctgaaggaggaaaacaaggaGCTAATGTCACTGGCTGAACATGTGCATTATTTGACCGGCATGATTGAG AGGCTAACAGGGCAAGAATCTGACAATCTTGAGACACTGGAAAGTCTGGCTTTAGATGAATCCAaccaagaaaatgaagaatttaacATCGGAGGTGATGCAAGCAGCACTTCTTCAGAAGGGCCATCACAAGTATCATGCCACTTAAGGAAGAGTGTATCAGATCTTGCTTCAAGTGAAGGAAATTACTGA